Part of the Scomber japonicus isolate fScoJap1 chromosome 6, fScoJap1.pri, whole genome shotgun sequence genome, ATACAACTTGTCAgtgcaaaatatatatattaaacagtGTATATGCTAAAAGTTTGCCTCTCAAAAAGATAATAGCTCTTTAAAACAGACTTcacaaaaaagttttttaatcAGCCAATATCTGATTTAATTTCACAATAATTATAATCGAATCTAAAAGAGAATACCGTAGTTACATTTTACAAGTTTTGCTAACAATAATTCTAGTGGAAACACTGTGACCAATACTTAAAATGCAAATCCAATCCAAAATGTAACTCTGCTCTTTGTTATTAAATCTGAAAGACAAGGATGCAACCAGAGTGACAGGGTTGTTTAAATTCCTAGTTATGTTTCTTTGCTGATGATGCGACTATTTCTTCTCAATTCTGGTCAGAACGTGAAGATATTTCAGATGTGAGCAAATCTGAAATGCACGGTTGATTACTGGCATTTTACTATGATATGCATGACTGTGTCTGTATCACGCCAGAAACCTGTCGCACCTACAGTATGCAGATgattatttaaagaaaagaaaaaaagagacaaaaatttCAAAGCTGTTTCTTTAAAGGAAATGTGATAGGTCTAAATAAAGACTGAGTTACAACAAGGTGACCACAAGGTGCTCTGCATATACATAATAATGACAGTGATTCAATTGTCAGACTAAACTGAAAGTCAATCAGTGTAATCACTGGGTCTGAAGAAACGCAGAGCTACACGTGTTGCTCTTGTCTGTGCTAACAAAAGATCCTTGATGATGTTTTCACAGGTTGAATGTGCAGTCTCTAACATAAACACTTTACATGTTCATTGCCAGTACCTCCAGCATTGAAGTATATGTTGTGTGCCAAGCGTTTTCATTTTGAATAATAAAGAGACAGTTTACAAGGTAGTCAAACAAATATAACAATCAAGACATCATATGATCTGTTAAACAATCTGCAATGAAATgccagaaaaatagaaagacctGTATAGTCTCAATATAACTCAATTCAACAACCTTTATTAAACATGCAGCTGCTGCCCATTGATGCATTTAACACAATACTTCTAAACTATTTGATGCAGATGTGAACTGGAACAAATTTTAAGAAGAGATAATAAATTGCATGTTTATTGTCATGCTGGATTTAGTTCTTACTTTAGGTTTCTTATAAATGTTACTGGGTCACACATGGTGAAGTGATGGAATGTGGTTATAGAGTCTCAAACGGCACATATGGAAGACACATATAGCCCACTGTACTCTTtgcatgtatgtttgtttatatGACAGAGTTGTTTATTAGCTGATAATGCCTAGCGACCAGGTGGCACATATGAGCCCAGCTATCCAACTGGTCCGGCTTATGGCtgttctttctgtctgtgttggtGCAGGACTTGATGAGGAACCCTTTCGGCATGGTTGACAACATGATGGCCAACATGAGGAACAGGATGCAGGAGATGCACAGAAACATTGTGAGTTCACTCAGGTTATGATTTTATGTTCTCATCCCTATCTTTCTGCTGCTTTCTCAGACTGTTTTGGTACATGAACTGCAGCTGTTTAacgttgtgtatgtgtgtgtgtctgtgtgtgtgtgtgtatttgccaGGATAACACAGCTTCAAACAGCCACTCATTCAGCTCCTCATCAGTCATGACATATTCAAAGGTGGGAAACGAGCCTCCCAAGGTTTTCCAGGCAAGCTCATCGACACGCCGTGCCCCAGGGGGGGTAAGTATCCAATCACCTGTGCTACCACATAACAccgcagtacagttgaatacaGCATTATATagtaaatcatgttttattatcagaTTAAGGAGACCCGGCGAGCAGTCAGAGACTCCGAGAGTGGTCTGGAGCAGATGTCCATTGGTCACCACATCCAGGACAGGGGACACGTAGTTGAGAAGAAATTAAACAAGAAAACAGGAGAGAAGGAGCTTATGCAGGACTTCCAGAATATGGATGAATGTATGTCTGCACATTGTTTTTACtattacacaaataaacaaatagcAAATACTGTGTTTCCTAACATGATCCTGATCCTCCACCCGCAGCTGAAGCACAGAATTTTGACGAAGAGTGGCAGCAGGAGTTGTCCAAGTTTGATCCATCGGGTCCCATGACTCGCCCGGGGGAGCCGCAGCTACGTGGTGCTCAGCGGGCAGCCCTCCCCGCTCCTAAGCAGCCCAACAGGTCAGACAGTTCATGCTCAGACACCATGAAGTGTTGAAGACAAGCTAGAATGTGCATTTCAGTATCAAATGACAAACAAGTGGGAATAGCTGACACATTATGCTCTGTAAAATATGCTAGTATCATTGtgtactgtgtttatttaatttctctgttttgtgttttacacAGAGAACGAGCAAAGGCCAAGGCTGTGGATAAAAGCAACATGAAAAGCTCGacaaagcagtaaaaacattgGTCTGTCTGTATGCTCATTAAAGTCCTTCAAGCATTATACAGTACACTCCTGTGCTCAGTAACCATACACACCGCCCCAGTCTCATCAACATAAAAGACACTGACCCAGAATCTGAAATATTTAAGAGCtcatatttgtggttttaaatattttggcCCGATTGCAtccatttttttattactgctgCCCATTACTAGCTGGCAGAGAACCGAAACCTGCTGAAGATGGCTTTTCCATTACAGTGGACATTTAATCTGGTCCTCTGGGGGTCAACTTTCTCCTGCCATCTCACTGTTGTTATTTTGAATCTCGACATGGTTCACAGCTGATtaggaaaacacacagaggaatgaAAAGACATGTAGGGTTTGGGGAGGCACTATTGCTAAGTCAGGAATTGTATAATTCATGAAATTAAAATCATGGCAGttcaaagagaagaagaaaaaatgaaaatcctgTGGTATGCTTTGGAGGATAGTAACagtaatgtgaaataaatgtggATGTGGGCTGTAGAACATGTACAACCAGCAATTCGAGAATTACTACTTGTAGTTGCTGATAAGAGATTTCACAATAAAGGTACAAAGGGTCCTTATTCTTTCACACCAAACCAAGAAACCAAAGGGATCATTAGCATTTCTATGGATGTAGTGGGGTTCAAACAAATAGGCcaatacaatgtaaaaaaagaagggtCAAAGACACTACTTGCACTACAAGCAATACATCTATAATATTTTGCATCTGATGAATTGAATTTGCTCTCTGATTTCATCTGTTTGTCacattatgtcatttttataatgCAACCAGGCACAAAGTGTAGTGACCCATTTACTGACTTGTTTGAAATCTACTAATGCACTTCCAATATGTCTAAATTGTCTGTTTGTAATTATATTGTCTAGTATCTGATGTTCTagatatatgtattttatctgCTGTAAtctttgtaaaaagaaaaaataataagcttccctttttatattgttactttggtttctcttgtttttcatcTGATGAACTCGGTGCTGCGTTGCACAAACTCTTGACAACGTCTGGATTATTCTCAGTAATTCTAGCTTTGttcttgtatatttttttcaagctttaaaaacaaattctATGTCAACACAGACTatcatctaaaaataaaaatgtaaaaataagatGATTGAtctggtgttttgttttttttataatttccaAACCAGCTTCATACGGGAGGAATAAGGACAATTTGAAAAAGTTAGTATATGCCTATGCAGTGTCTATGAGAGCGTGAGCCTGTATTGTAATGATCCTCTTGTTGTGCTTGTTTGGTAGTGACCCAGGGTAGTATTTTTGGATTGGAGCACTTGTCAGTAGCTCAGATTGGTCTGAGATGTTACACAGCTGCAAGCCCACCAGGCTCCCCGCTCACGTGCTTCTGTATCAGACTTTATTAATTCCTCTCTGCAACATATGATAGGAAGGAACCTCTTACCTATATACAACAGCTCAACAAGGATCCAAGTATAAGCCAAATTTATTCCAGGAATACAGAGCATGCAGACAAAAGTGGCATGCCCCTCTAGTATGTTTATGTAACATGGAAGATGAGCCACTTGAGAACTTCTCAGGGTGCCGGTCAAACGTGTTTTATGATTCCCTGATTTATCATGTGGGGGAGGAAACGTATTGTGGAATTGGAGATTCAGAGAAAAAGTTGGCAAAATCAGTTAAGTCTCTTAAGATTCCCCAGTGTTTGGCAACTGTTCTGTTGCCCCACTTTATCAGAATAGCTGCTTTTAAAGCATAGATACAAAAGAGCACATAATTAACTTTATTCTACTGCCACTATAAATTTTAAATTAcaaactgacattttattgtattattttactattttcagTACTCAAACTTGTAAAACATCAATGCCAACAGGTAAAATTTaaccatgttttgttttttaaccaaaTTATCATCCTCTGGGAACTGCCACATATTCTTGTATAATTCCCCTcataatttaattttctcaCCACAGTACCTGCACCTACATAGGTTTCTGCACTTTTAAAATGATGCTTTGAATAATTTAAAAGCATTTAATCAGATAAAGAGGATACTGATGAATATTATCTTTTCCATCTTGAATAGTGAGAAAACACCAGCATCAGTAGAAAGATTTTAATAGTCAATACAAATAAGCTACAAAAGACTTGTGAGTTTTGAGTTGGCAATTACAACTTTGCCACCACCTGCTGGTCATTTTAGATCATGACTGTTTGTCAAGAATATTTACACAGCGTTTACAAGgaacataaattattttttaaaaaacaactaaatacacAGGATCTTGAGAAATGAACAGCAAATATGAAATTCCAAAAAGCCAGCGGATGCATAAAGAGTCGGGTTAGTGAGTCCAGGACTACATGATTCCCTGAGGTTGTCCTTTTCCTGCAATCTTCTTGGAACACTCCAGCAGAGCGTTGTGGATATCTTTGGCACAGGAGATCTGAGATTTGATCATGCAGAGGTACTGGGCATAAGACATGGACTCTGTCTGCACTGTGTCTGGCTTGGTGGCTGTTGGAACCAGGTTGGGTGAATGTTTGGCACTGTCGATGCTCTGGGAGAGGCACTCATACGCCAGCCGCTGCACAGAGGATAGAAAAACATTACTTTATGTTTTCAATTGTAAGTGTGGACATCTTGTGTGTAAAACTGTTTTCTAGCACTACTCTATTCGTATGTGTCCACTCAATTTTAACAAAGACACAGAATTAGGCTGTAGAACATGTACAACCAGCAATTCGAGAATTACTACTTGTAGTTGCTGATAAGAGAATcacaatagaataaaaataaaaataaaaaaaaaggtacaaaggGTCCTTATTCTTTCACACCAACCAAGAAACCAAAGGGATCATTAGCATTTCTATGGATGTAGTGGGGTTCAAACAAATAGGCcaatacaatgtaaaaaaagaagggtCAAAGACACTACTTGCACTACAAACAATACATCTATAATATTTTGCTTCTCAAATAGAATTTGCACAGAATTAGGATTGAAAATCAGTTTGTTTTATGGGAGAGTTGacagtagagctgcaatgataaaacaatatatcaatgaagagaaaaactattttgataatcaagaAATTGTGTGGCATTTGATTTCTCAAATTCAAGAATTTGCAGCCTTTCTTGGTATTATATATTgtaaattgtatatttttagaaaaaattaaacatttaatgtaCTTTGTGAATTTAAGCCTTACCAAGCACAGCTCCAGCTGATCGCACAGGGCATAAAACTCCTCCAGGCTTTTGTCAAAGCGCTGAACGGTGGTGTCGCTACTTTTGCTGAACCAgtttaagaaaaacaaacacattgaaAAATTAGAAACTTTCTTTCAGGTGCACTGCTGTAAAACGTTCAAACCCAACCCGGCTAAGTTACTCACATGCCGTTGTCTATTGACGTATTGTGGGCCAAATTCAGGGATGCAATCTTCATTAAATTctgaaaaattaagaaaaacaaggaTTTGAGCTTTATTTTCCAAATCTTTAATTTATCTCTCAAAATTAAGAACTTGCACTGTGAAATCGTTTGCACAACAACTTTGTCGTATGTGTGACATGTTTGGGGCCATTTTTAGATATTAGCCTTTAGCTTGATGCGGAGACAATTACCTGTAGGCTTTCTTTCAGCTGTGGTATAAGCATCTTAAATCTATGAACGGGGTCAAAGTCTTGCTGTTGActcaactgctgctgctgctgttgttgtaatGAAGCAGACTGTTGTAGTCCGGCTTGAGACATCGAAACGCCAGGTTGTTGCTGTTGAGAAGCCATTTTTGACCGGCTAGCTGCgtaattttttcctttttttttctacccgCATTCTGTGAAGACCCgcccctactctgcctctgattggctctgactGTAATAGGCTCTGAATCTAACCAATCCATTCAACGAAGGCATCAtgtactagccaatcagaggcagagcaggGCGGGTATTCGCGAACTCCCAGTGGGAAGAAAGCCCTACAAGCCGGAAAAAGACTATATCCGGTTCCTCGTTTGCAAAGTAAAAGCGCTATAATTATTGTAGTAGCTTACTACAACAgcactatctcaaaataattacttagtatctcaaaattaATTACTTATCGTATTATTTGCTAGTATCTCATCATTTTGAGattataaatcattattttgagataataagtgattattttgagaaagtttctcattattctgatgtctttctttttcatttgcgGAAATGGGCTTCGATACATTTAGTATGCGTCAAATATAGgagtagttaaaaaaaaaacgacattcgtgtataaaatatttttccaaattaatgaaattattatcCCCAAATTCTATTGTTTTGTCCGCCAACTGGACAccaaattttatattttcatgtgcTAAAATCAAAGTACTTTAAACATTATAGGTTATCTTATATTGAAAAGCATCCCCAAAAAGCTCCTGGTTCGTTTGAATGAGAGCTGTGCTGCGTTCCCATTACCTAGGAATTAGGAATTCCGACCTGGAAAGAAAACCATTTCTCGCCATGTTAACCTTTGATAGCAATACcagttaataaaaaacacattttaccgTATTCTTCTCACGCAAATAAcgtagcaacatgtccacagatatAAGCTGAACATTGCTGTATGTACGACTGgcttaatgagacacaaataaatcaaaactgCTGAGAATTCTTCCTCAGCAGATTTTATCGTCGGGTCCCTGAACGCATCAGCAGCAGCGgctgaagagggagggaaaccCCGTAGTACAACACAACAGCGCCATTCGGTAACTGTTACTGCAACAGTGTCCAAAATGGCAGGAGCTGATGGAGACGACTCTCTGTACCCTATCGCAGTTCTCATTGATGAACTGCGAAATGAAGATGTTCAGGTAATAGCATTAGTTTCCTTTTGTATTGTACGGTCAAATAAATGAAGCCGCGTTTGGTGTATTTTAGTCCGACGTCTTAGTGTTATATCTAGCTAACGATCCCGGCCAAGGCCTATCATGAATTTTCTAACCGGGCGCACCCTTTACCAATCTATCATGAGTTACgatgcaaaaaatatataatgggGGGGTTTTGGTTGACATAGTTTTTAACTGTAATATTAAGCTAATACAATGAACTGCGTAAAGACTAGCTATATCTTCATTTCATTGATTTAGCCGCTTGTGTTTGAACGTAGCATCGTAGCAGTAAGCGGTGgctaatgttaatgttagcAGTGACAACAGCAGAGCGTCCAAGGCCGCAGTGGGTTAAACTCATGGGTATTATTAGCTTGTGTATTCCTCATCAACAAACTTAAAGctggcattaaaaaaaatcatgatttaCACTGTTAGCTAGCGTCATTTCTCGTGATAATATTCTTGTAATTGTACTCGGTTTAGCAAGGTGTCATGATGCTTATTCATTCGCAGTGCCTGATAAGTTGCGTAAGCTCTATTatgaatgcttttttttaaaaaatgctttaacTTTTGCTTATTTTGTCTACAGTTGCGACTGAACAGCATCAAGAAGCTGTCCACAATAGCTCTGGCCCTTGGTGTAGAAAGGACTCGCACTGAACTTCTACCTTTCCTCACAGGTAATAAAGTCATTccttttttaccattttaaaaTCACCTGACCTATgatacagcagctgtgtcaTTTTCACTAAGTTGTCCTGtagtaaaatgttttaacagtaaTTCCTGTAACAGTTTCCTAGGCCAGGAAATGGTTTGGAGTAAGGTGAATGTTTTGGAAAGGTTGTGAATTAGGGATGACCCGATCCGATATCAAAGATAATGGATATAAGACAGGCTGCATGAACTTGgacctccacacacacttttaacatgtcaaaaatcagtagatttatttaatatgaatgtaCTAATCATCAATTTCTATATTGAGCTTTTTAATATCTAATTTGTGATCTGAAGCCAAATGCTTCCTCTGGATGTATTAATAGCATGTGCCCATCATTTAGTGAGATCAAAGgatcaaagtgtcaaaacaccTGTGAAAAGGCAccaaaatacaggaaatgacatctacCCTGTAGTATTAtggaacatttttgaaaattcaatggtaaaaatgtgtgaGAACCctgttttaacctttttaaaatcaccTGACCTGTGATACAGTAGCTAGTTTGTTTTCACAAAGTTGTCCTGtagtaaaatgttttaatatggTGTACCTTTGACCTGACCAAGTTGTTGCAATAACTGTCAGGTATGGTGTGAAATTTTTAGCCCTGAACATACACTGATGACTATTCATGTATATGCAggaatgtttgttttaaattataacCTTTCTGTTACCTTTTAGACACCATCtatgatgaagatgaggtgCTCTTGGCCTTGGCTGAGCAACTTGGCAATTTCACCATGTTGGTGGGAGGGCCAGAGTATGTCCACTGTCTCCTGGTGAGTTTTGTGGTACTTAAATCACTGGAGagttaatgtaaatgtgtgcatattaacacattacattttGCCCTGATCTAAGCAGTAGTGGGGAGCCTGccacttttactgttttactgttaaTATCAAATACTGTACCAAAGGGAAAACCTAAAATGTCTACATATTGATTACATCTCCAATAACTGCATCAAAATATCTTTTGTGTAAATAGTTGAAGAAAAGGGATTAATCCTATTCTGTCTTGACACACAGCCACCTCTGGAGAGCCTAGCAACAGTGGAGGAGACAGTAGTCAGAGATAAAGCTGTTGAATCCCTGCGGAAGATCTCTCAGGAGCACTCTCCAGTTGACCTGGAAGTCCATTTTGAGCCTTTGGTCAAGCGACTGGCCAGTGGTGACTGGTTCACTTCTCGCACATCTGCTTGTGGTCTCTTTAGCGTTTGTTATCCCCGTGTCTCCAGCACGGTCAAGGCTGAGATCCGCCAGTAAGTGACGTTTTCTCAAACTGAGGAAATTATGTACTCTGAagtattttatgatttttaggtatgattgttttttgtttttaggctTCAAATAAAGACACTGTCTGCAATCGGTTTTGGGTACCTAATAGAATTTATGTTTGGTTATCTCCTATAGGCATTTCCGCACTTTGTGCTCTGATGACACTCCTATGGTGCGCCGTGCTGCAGCATCCAAACTGGGAGAGTTTGCCAAAGTCCTGGAGCTGGATTATGTAAAAAGTGACATAATTTCCCTTTTCACTGCTCTGGCTTCTGATGAGCAGGTatgaacatttttcttcttcctacATTACGTTAACTTTCACTTATGTTCTGCAGTTCCTTTTTATATGACTGTTAAACTCAGCGATGGCAAAACTGATCCCATTACCTTTTTACATCAGGACTCCGTACGGCTGCTTGCAGTGGAGGCTTGTGTTAGCATCGCCACTCTGCTGCCTCAGGAGGACCTGGAGACCCTCGTGATGCCAACCCTGCGCCAGGCTGCAGAGGACAAATCCTGGAGGGTTCGCTACATGGTGGCCGACAAGTTCTCTGAGGTAAGAGCCTCTGTTTGCTgtcccatttttctttttcccttccttactGAAATCCTGattaaatgttgaatttaagaagaaaaatcagAATGGAGTGGTATTTAGAGCTGTCCAGTTCCTGAGAACCATTTATCTTCAACAATATTGACGCCTGCATATTGCAAACTAGGCTTAATGCCAGCACTCTTGTTCTTTAGAGTGCACAGGCACCCCCAGCGCTCAGAGTGGAAATGATATTTGAGTGTGTGggaacattttgacattttgcaaAACTGAATGATGCAGGcaaaacaatataatattaacCCATCTGAGGGAATATTAATGTGGGTTTTTTCAGATAGCTTATGAGTACTGCATCCTGTCAAGGTGatactataaatatatactaGTTTATCTTGACAATAATGGTCAGATTTATATACATGTGCTGCATATAGCCATACAATGATTCAtgtcacacacagcagcacattaaAACTGAATGATATGAACTGCAGCAGTGACTCACCGTCAACTGGTAACGTTGAAGCACGTCTCCTGTGGTTgttaaatggtttaaatatgaattcaccagttttatttttcgGCAACATGTCGCACGTCATAGATCAAGAAACACAAAGTGGGCGTGTGAGAAACTAAACTAGTAATGACATTTATCTTAATTTGGTACAAATggtatgtaatgtaatttgatgGTTTGACACAACATTTTGTGTAACATGCAAACTTACACAGAAGTTGTTGAAACAGAGCTTTTTTCATCTTTGATAGAGTCCAGCTTTCTGAGGCCTTGAATTGCTTTTAGTGTTTGTTCTCAGCTGGAAACCATCTTTAGCAGGATCCAGAGATGAAATGGATAATACAACTATCATGTGACtcttgagttttaaaaaaacaacacacaaatcTATTCTTAAATGTTTGTGCTCCTTTTAGTCTTCACTAAAGTGCAGCAGTTACACATTTATGCTCTTTTCCATGCTAAATATGCTCAGTACGGTTTAAGTCTTATAATGCCCCCTCCTTCAACCGGACAGGCCCAAGCTACAGCTGACCTATTTAGTTAATTCAGTGCTATTTGCCAATCTTTGAACATTATTCTAATTAGCGCGACAACCAACTATTGTTTTCATCGAGtaatctgtttattttctcaattaattgttttatcCAAAATATGTCggataataattttaaaatgt contains:
- the med29 gene encoding mediator of RNA polymerase II transcription subunit 29 isoform X1, whose product is MASQQQQPGVSMSQAGLQQSASLQQQQQQQLSQQQDFDPVHRFKMLIPQLKESLQNLMKIASLNLAHNTSIDNGMFSKSSDTTVQRFDKSLEEFYALCDQLELCLRLAYECLSQSIDSAKHSPNLVPTATKPDTVQTESMSYAQYLCMIKSQISCAKDIHNALLECSKKIAGKGQPQGIM
- the med29 gene encoding mediator of RNA polymerase II transcription subunit 29 isoform X2 — encoded protein: MASQQQQPGVSMSQAGLQQSASLQQQQQQQLSQQQDFDPVHRFKMLIPQLKESLQNLMKIASLNLAHNTSIDNGIKSSDTTVQRFDKSLEEFYALCDQLELCLRLAYECLSQSIDSAKHSPNLVPTATKPDTVQTESMSYAQYLCMIKSQISCAKDIHNALLECSKKIAGKGQPQGIM
- the mlf1 gene encoding myeloid leukemia factor 1 produces the protein MFNSNLREFDEDPFFSDPFRAHNDHMRHMMRSFSEPFGWPVMPSLTDGRSMAGQPSSSQALSGQHRDMSRSLLPFGSMDSTDLMRNPFGMVDNMMANMRNRMQEMHRNIDNTASNSHSFSSSSVMTYSKVGNEPPKVFQASSSTRRAPGGIKETRRAVRDSESGLEQMSIGHHIQDRGHVVEKKLNKKTGEKELMQDFQNMDESEAQNFDEEWQQELSKFDPSGPMTRPGEPQLRGAQRAALPAPKQPNRERAKAKAVDKSNMKSSTKQ